The following are from one region of the Cyanobium gracile PCC 6307 genome:
- a CDS encoding tyrosine-type recombinase/integrase: MKGIQNETSDRCLFLLISRHGLRVSETCGLVLEQVDVESRVLHIPRLKGGLSTTHQLRGKEIRAITAWLVER, encoded by the coding sequence GTGAAAGGCATTCAGAACGAGACCAGCGACCGCTGTCTATTCCTGTTGATTTCTCGTCATGGGCTAAGGGTCTCCGAAACCTGCGGCCTGGTGCTGGAGCAGGTGGACGTCGAGAGCCGGGTGTTGCATATCCCCCGCCTCAAGGGCGGTCTCTCCACCACCCACCAGTTGCGGGGCAAAGAAATCCGCGCCATCACGGCTTGGCTGGTGGAGCGGTAA
- a CDS encoding IS3 family transposase — protein MRRYSEAVKADVRRRMSPPHRQSVAQISAELGIHVITLYKWRKAWRLQGEVVPATQKDPEGWGPADKFTVVLETAGLNATELGGYCRERGLFPEQVDRWRQAAQDANAQPLLTMADQKDLQKRHQEDQREIKRLQQELRRKDKALAEAAALLIASKKIQAYWGRGRGGLTAAADRRKALEILDAAMAAGARAREVAALLSVGLTTLQRWRRQFVGDGGGLDGRKGSRRLVSHRLSDEERQRILLTCNQSEFAALPPGQIVPILADRGIYIGSERSFYRVLHDHGQAHRRGRARPPQGPRPVPRLEARGPNQVWSWDITYLPTSVRGVWLYLYLVIDVWSRKVVAWDVAEREEAQIAADLVSRACLRERISKGRPQPLILHADNGNAMRAATLESRLEELGVLRSFSRPRVSNDNPYSESLFRTVKYRPDYPRRPFRSQEEACSWACAFVAWYNHRHRHSSIRFVTPDQRHSGQAVELCRHRARLYEQARQRHPRRWSRGTRCWRQPKVVWINPPRPENAIDPATLVMAA, from the coding sequence ATGCGCCGTTACAGCGAGGCCGTCAAAGCTGATGTGAGAAGGCGGATGAGTCCACCGCACCGGCAGAGCGTGGCCCAGATCTCAGCAGAGCTGGGCATCCACGTGATCACGCTCTACAAGTGGCGGAAGGCCTGGCGGTTGCAGGGCGAGGTGGTGCCGGCCACCCAGAAGGACCCCGAGGGTTGGGGCCCAGCCGACAAGTTCACGGTGGTGCTGGAGACCGCCGGGCTGAACGCGACTGAACTGGGTGGATACTGCCGCGAGCGGGGCCTGTTCCCCGAGCAGGTGGACCGCTGGCGTCAGGCAGCCCAGGATGCCAATGCCCAGCCGCTGCTGACGATGGCCGATCAGAAGGACCTCCAGAAGCGGCACCAGGAGGACCAGCGTGAGATCAAACGGCTCCAGCAGGAGCTGCGCCGCAAGGACAAGGCCCTGGCGGAGGCGGCGGCACTGCTGATCGCCTCAAAAAAGATCCAGGCCTACTGGGGGCGAGGACGAGGGGGATTGACTGCGGCGGCCGATCGCCGTAAGGCCCTGGAGATCCTCGATGCCGCCATGGCGGCCGGTGCGCGGGCCCGAGAGGTGGCCGCTTTGCTGAGCGTGGGGCTCACCACGCTGCAGCGCTGGCGGCGGCAGTTCGTGGGTGATGGGGGCGGCCTGGACGGCCGTAAAGGCAGTCGCCGCCTGGTGTCTCACCGGCTCAGTGACGAGGAGCGCCAGCGGATCCTGCTCACCTGCAACCAGAGCGAGTTCGCGGCGTTGCCACCGGGGCAGATCGTGCCGATCCTTGCCGATCGCGGGATCTACATCGGCTCTGAGCGCAGCTTCTACCGCGTGCTTCATGACCATGGCCAGGCCCATCGCCGTGGCCGTGCCCGGCCGCCCCAAGGGCCCCGGCCGGTGCCGCGGCTGGAGGCCAGAGGGCCCAATCAGGTCTGGAGCTGGGACATCACGTACCTGCCCACCAGCGTGCGTGGCGTCTGGCTGTACCTCTACCTGGTGATCGACGTCTGGAGCCGCAAGGTGGTGGCCTGGGATGTCGCCGAGCGGGAGGAGGCCCAGATCGCCGCTGATCTGGTGAGCAGGGCCTGCCTACGGGAGCGGATCAGTAAGGGCCGGCCCCAACCTCTGATCCTCCATGCCGACAACGGCAACGCCATGCGGGCTGCCACGCTGGAGAGCCGGCTGGAGGAGCTGGGGGTGCTCAGATCCTTCTCCAGGCCGAGGGTCAGTAACGACAACCCCTACTCGGAGTCGCTGTTCCGCACGGTCAAGTACCGACCGGACTACCCCAGGCGTCCCTTCCGCAGCCAGGAAGAGGCCTGCAGCTGGGCCTGTGCATTCGTGGCCTGGTACAACCACAGGCACCGCCACAGTTCCATCCGGTTCGTGACGCCTGATCAGCGCCACAGCGGTCAGGCCGTTGAACTCTGTCGTCACCGCGCCCGTCTCTACGAGCAGGCCCGCCAGCGACACCCCCGCCGCTGGAGCCGCGGAACCCGATGCTGGCGTCAGCCGAAAGTGGTCTGGATCAATCCACCGCGTCCAGAAAACGCCATTGATCCAGCTACCTTGGTCATGGCCGCCTGA
- a CDS encoding DUF6926 domain-containing protein: protein MFLSKSERDARHPSLVSYLLPTHWACYFINDDPSGLEDDEIAAADAWWQETFSSRSASCVDADEEYGFTAHHDAAGYCLATDCTIYRFLLTPPPAVPAGAPPLGAQP from the coding sequence GTGTTCCTGAGCAAAAGCGAGCGGGATGCCCGCCACCCCTCCCTGGTCAGCTACCTGCTGCCCACCCACTGGGCCTGCTACTTCATCAACGACGATCCCTCCGGTCTGGAAGACGACGAGATCGCTGCCGCAGATGCCTGGTGGCAGGAGACCTTCTCCTCCCGTTCCGCCAGCTGCGTCGATGCCGATGAGGAGTACGGCTTCACGGCTCACCATGACGCGGCCGGCTACTGCCTGGCCACCGACTGCACCATCTACCGCTTCCTGCTGACGCCTCCGCCTGCTGTGCCGGCTGGGGCTCCCCCTTTGGGGGCACAGCCATGA
- a CDS encoding DUF932 domain-containing protein, whose translation MSHQFSSGVFLHSQPAWHRLGLVLDGTLPAREAFRLGGADFHLASRPIYDADMRPIDGYQAISRTDTGAVLSVMNSTYEIVQNEQLIRVAEALHSDAVMDAVCVLAGGKKVTFTARVRQSEGEVLPGDPVNQYLVGCTSHDGTIAFSVFFSPIRVVCQNTLSAALGLASARSRRQQGCRIRHTRNANALISHLPELIDLQRQQFTGGLAELRAMAAAPCTATQFRRYVETLFADQLRGSINDRRGDASTSRPRRLEDLPAWEGLSAKFEGQAIGSDIPGVQGSMWGAYQAVTEHLSHDAGRSRDPIEAARQRLEGLWFGKAAATLTQAHELALAATCS comes from the coding sequence ATGTCCCATCAATTCAGCTCTGGCGTGTTCCTGCACAGCCAGCCCGCCTGGCACCGCCTTGGCCTGGTCCTGGACGGCACCTTGCCGGCCCGTGAAGCCTTCCGGCTCGGGGGCGCCGATTTCCATCTCGCTAGCCGCCCCATCTACGACGCCGACATGCGTCCGATCGACGGGTACCAGGCGATCAGCCGTACCGACACCGGCGCTGTCCTCTCGGTGATGAACTCCACCTATGAGATCGTCCAGAACGAGCAGCTGATCCGAGTAGCGGAAGCCCTCCACAGCGACGCGGTCATGGACGCGGTCTGCGTGCTGGCCGGCGGCAAGAAGGTGACCTTCACGGCCCGTGTGCGTCAATCAGAAGGGGAGGTCCTCCCCGGCGATCCGGTTAACCAGTACCTGGTGGGCTGCACCAGCCATGACGGCACGATCGCCTTCTCGGTGTTCTTCTCCCCCATACGGGTGGTGTGTCAGAACACCCTCTCGGCTGCCCTGGGGCTGGCATCCGCCCGGAGCCGTAGGCAGCAGGGCTGCCGCATCCGCCATACCAGAAACGCGAATGCTTTGATCAGCCACTTACCAGAGCTGATCGACCTCCAGCGACAGCAGTTCACCGGTGGCCTGGCCGAACTCCGCGCCATGGCCGCCGCGCCGTGCACTGCCACGCAGTTCCGCCGCTACGTCGAAACCCTGTTTGCTGACCAGCTGCGAGGCAGCATCAATGACCGTCGGGGCGATGCGTCGACAAGTCGGCCCCGTCGACTGGAGGACCTCCCCGCCTGGGAGGGTCTCTCCGCAAAGTTCGAAGGCCAGGCCATCGGCAGTGACATCCCCGGCGTGCAGGGCTCGATGTGGGGTGCCTACCAAGCGGTGACGGAGCATCTGAGCCATGACGCTGGGCGATCGAGGGATCCGATCGAGGCGGCCCGCCAGCGGCTGGAGGGGCTCTGGTTTGGCAAAGCTGCCGCAACCCTCACCCAGGCCCATGAGCTTGCGCTGGCGGCAACCTGCAGCTGA
- a CDS encoding thermonuclease family protein yields MRLAPLLALAIPLLTPLAASAATVISVGDGDTLRVEDGGKKLTIRVACIDAPEMAQSPYGQQAREALQALLPVSSTVTLKVQTKDRYGRTVAEVFSADGRNAGLTLVQQGNAFAYRQYLQQCDQWAYLDREKLAERYRLGIWNPARGIQRPWDFRTARRGAQSQPAARPQRPLNLTIINGGASPSSGRRWYCRNVGSWERAQQLLSDGHTYLDGDGDGEACEALR; encoded by the coding sequence ATGCGGCTTGCCCCACTCCTGGCCCTGGCCATACCTCTACTCACGCCTCTGGCCGCCTCAGCCGCCACGGTGATCTCAGTCGGCGACGGCGACACCCTGCGGGTCGAGGACGGCGGGAAGAAGCTCACGATCCGGGTGGCCTGCATCGATGCCCCCGAGATGGCGCAGTCCCCCTACGGGCAGCAGGCGAGGGAAGCCCTCCAAGCACTCCTCCCTGTCAGCTCTACCGTCACCCTGAAGGTTCAGACCAAAGACCGCTATGGCCGCACCGTCGCTGAGGTCTTCAGCGCCGACGGGCGGAACGCCGGCCTCACCCTGGTCCAGCAGGGCAACGCCTTCGCCTACCGGCAGTATCTGCAGCAGTGCGACCAGTGGGCCTACCTCGATCGAGAGAAGCTTGCCGAGCGCTACAGGCTCGGTATCTGGAATCCTGCCCGAGGCATCCAGCGTCCTTGGGACTTTAGAACTGCACGGCGGGGAGCCCAGAGCCAGCCTGCAGCCAGACCTCAGCGACCGTTGAACCTCACAATCATCAACGGCGGAGCCAGTCCGAGCTCGGGGCGGCGGTGGTACTGCAGGAATGTTGGGTCATGGGAGCGAGCCCAGCAGCTGCTGAGCGATGGGCACACGTATTTAGATGGCGATGGAGATGGGGAGGCGTGTGAAGCGTTGAGGTGA
- a CDS encoding IS3 family transposase translates to MSKRRTHSPEFKAKVAMEAISGRKTLQEIAADHAVHPIQVSQWKKQLLEGASDLFTRGKKTQAKDESQAKEAELFQQIGKLQMELEWLKKKSQLL, encoded by the coding sequence ATGAGCAAACGCCGCACCCATAGCCCCGAGTTCAAGGCCAAGGTCGCCATGGAGGCGATCAGTGGCCGCAAGACGCTTCAGGAGATCGCCGCCGACCACGCGGTGCATCCGATCCAGGTGAGCCAGTGGAAGAAGCAACTACTGGAGGGTGCCAGCGACTTGTTCACCCGGGGCAAAAAGACACAGGCCAAGGATGAGAGCCAGGCCAAGGAGGCTGAGCTGTTCCAGCAGATCGGCAAGCTCCAGATGGAGCTGGAGTGGCTGAAAAAAAAGTCTCAACTCCTCTGA
- a CDS encoding tyrosine-type recombinase/integrase → MLRHACGFAFADQGADTCLIQEFLGHRNNQHTVRYTATNPARFEKFWR, encoded by the coding sequence ATGCTGCGCCATGCCTGCGGCTTTGCCTTCGCCGACCAGGGCGCAGACACTTGCCTGATCCAGGAATTTCTCGGGCACCGGAACAATCAGCACACCGTCCGCTACACCGCGACTAATCCGGCGAGGTTCGAGAAGTTCTGGAGGTAG
- a CDS encoding S1C family serine protease, with protein sequence MAVVETSDGLGSAFVVRHQDGVTLLVTNAHVVEGSQVATLKWPDGSQDNAAVVATGGGNSAETDLALLEVRAIRGEVLQIKPEAVNVGTDIFAIGAPKGLEFSISRGIVSGLRDDGAILQIDAAINPGNSGGPVLDGTGCVVGMATFKLRDSEGLNFALAASTINTFLAKPPSPPSRSETAQSPDSSEDAGNDSAQRPAEASGRSTSGPTCWFQLTQDSTDLAPSRCSVTSRRNANGHLVYDVIEPNGTTRTVVLWNDDSAEVILEGKRYLGRWEKDQDGDFQVHLDQGTFAFRY encoded by the coding sequence GTGGCTGTTGTGGAAACATCGGATGGCCTAGGCAGTGCCTTTGTCGTTCGCCATCAAGATGGCGTCACCCTTCTCGTGACCAATGCCCATGTGGTAGAAGGCAGCCAGGTGGCGACATTGAAGTGGCCGGATGGCAGCCAGGACAATGCAGCTGTGGTCGCCACCGGTGGAGGCAACTCGGCAGAAACAGATCTTGCCTTGTTGGAAGTGCGCGCCATCCGAGGCGAAGTGCTTCAGATCAAGCCAGAGGCAGTCAATGTCGGAACCGATATCTTTGCTATTGGAGCGCCCAAGGGGCTGGAGTTCAGCATCAGTCGTGGCATTGTCAGTGGGCTGCGAGATGATGGTGCCATCCTCCAGATTGATGCGGCGATTAACCCGGGCAATTCCGGAGGGCCTGTCCTTGATGGCACAGGCTGTGTCGTTGGCATGGCCACCTTCAAGCTCCGGGATAGCGAGGGCCTGAATTTTGCACTGGCAGCCAGCACCATCAACACTTTTCTGGCCAAGCCACCTTCGCCTCCAAGCCGTTCGGAAACGGCACAATCCCCTGATTCGAGTGAAGATGCCGGAAACGACTCAGCTCAACGACCTGCAGAAGCTAGCGGTCGTTCGACCTCTGGTCCGACATGCTGGTTCCAACTCACACAAGATTCTACCGATCTTGCACCTTCAAGGTGTTCGGTGACATCGCGAAGAAATGCCAATGGGCATCTTGTCTACGATGTCATTGAGCCCAATGGGACTACACGCACGGTTGTCCTGTGGAATGATGATTCAGCAGAAGTGATCCTGGAGGGCAAGCGCTACTTGGGCCGCTGGGAAAAGGATCAAGATGGAGATTTCCAAGTTCATCTCGATCAAGGAACCTTTGCCTTCAGGTACTAG
- a CDS encoding IS3 family transposase, giving the protein MVDRGHPDLTVTRQCELLGLPRSTLYYQPVPVRDSTLQIMARIDALYLEDPTAGSRRMVHYLARDGIPITRDRVRNLMQRMGLRAIYQKPRTTVSGKPSERFPCLVDLQLLTAPDQVWATDITYIPLRKGFLYLVAIVDLFSRHVLAWRLSNSLDTEFCLEALAMALASGRKPQIFHSDQGCQFTSSAFVQRLKDEEIQISWSGRKRCFDNILVERLWRTVKYEEVYLRAYSDGWEAEISLARFLWRYCHVRPHSSLGGRTPHEVYTDAESRSSRPRLTMSGAASVQ; this is encoded by the coding sequence CTGGTCGATCGTGGCCACCCTGATCTCACGGTCACTCGCCAATGCGAGCTGCTGGGCCTGCCTCGCTCCACGCTGTATTACCAGCCGGTGCCTGTCCGTGACTCCACGCTGCAGATCATGGCGAGGATCGATGCCCTCTACCTGGAGGATCCCACCGCGGGCAGCCGGCGGATGGTCCATTACCTGGCCAGAGACGGCATCCCGATCACCCGCGACCGTGTCCGAAACCTCATGCAGCGCATGGGTTTACGAGCGATCTATCAGAAACCCCGCACCACGGTATCGGGTAAACCATCCGAGCGCTTTCCCTGCCTGGTGGACCTCCAGCTCCTCACGGCTCCAGATCAGGTCTGGGCGACAGATATCACCTACATCCCACTGCGGAAGGGCTTCCTGTACTTGGTGGCGATTGTGGACCTGTTCTCCAGGCACGTGCTCGCCTGGAGACTCTCCAACAGCCTTGACACGGAGTTCTGTTTGGAGGCCCTGGCGATGGCACTGGCGAGCGGCCGCAAGCCACAGATCTTCCATTCCGACCAAGGCTGTCAATTCACCTCCTCAGCCTTCGTTCAACGACTCAAGGATGAGGAGATACAGATCAGCTGGTCAGGAAGAAAGCGCTGTTTTGACAACATCCTGGTGGAGAGGCTGTGGCGCACCGTCAAGTATGAGGAAGTGTATCTGCGTGCCTACAGCGATGGCTGGGAGGCGGAGATCAGCCTGGCCCGCTTCCTGTGGAGGTACTGCCATGTAAGGCCCCATAGCTCCCTGGGAGGCAGAACTCCCCATGAGGTCTACACTGATGCCGAATCCCGTTCCTCCCGTCCGAGGCTAACGATGTCAGGGGCCGCATCTGTCCAATAA
- the msrA gene encoding peptide-methionine (S)-S-oxide reductase MsrA: MPSPLQPLASRAATGGLIAAGLLAAGLLAAAALPRQQAASAKDLPDPAVAETPAGRPTATATAVLAGGCFWGMEAVFEHVKGVKEVVTGYAGGTAATADYERVSSGDTGHAEGIRITYDPSRVSYGQLLKVFFAVAHDPTEVNRQGPDVGSQYRSAIFPTDPEQRRVATAYIAQLNRSGVFTKPIATTMETWRGFTPAEASHQDFVARNPNHPYVVLHDKPKVARLKAEFPRLYR, encoded by the coding sequence ATGCCCTCCCCCCTCCAACCCCTGGCCAGCAGGGCCGCGACCGGCGGACTGATCGCCGCGGGGCTGCTGGCAGCTGGACTGTTGGCCGCTGCCGCCCTCCCCCGGCAGCAAGCCGCCTCCGCCAAGGACCTCCCCGATCCGGCGGTGGCCGAGACCCCTGCCGGCCGTCCGACGGCAACTGCCACGGCGGTGCTGGCTGGGGGGTGCTTCTGGGGCATGGAGGCGGTGTTCGAGCACGTGAAAGGCGTCAAGGAGGTGGTGACCGGCTACGCGGGCGGCACGGCGGCCACCGCTGATTACGAACGGGTGAGCAGCGGCGACACCGGCCACGCCGAAGGTATCCGCATCACCTACGACCCCTCCCGAGTGAGCTATGGCCAGCTGCTGAAGGTTTTCTTCGCGGTGGCTCACGATCCCACCGAGGTGAATCGCCAGGGGCCCGACGTGGGCAGCCAGTACCGCTCGGCCATCTTCCCCACCGATCCTGAGCAACGGCGGGTGGCGACGGCCTACATCGCCCAGTTGAACCGTTCCGGGGTCTTCACCAAGCCGATCGCCACCACGATGGAGACCTGGCGAGGCTTTACCCCAGCCGAGGCATCCCACCAGGACTTCGTGGCCCGGAATCCCAACCATCCCTACGTAGTGCTCCACGACAAGCCCAAGGTGGCCCGGCTTAAAGCAGAGTTCCCTAGGTTGTACCGATAG